A window of the Brassica napus cultivar Da-Ae chromosome C5, Da-Ae, whole genome shotgun sequence genome harbors these coding sequences:
- the LOC125587698 gene encoding uncharacterized protein LOC125587698, which produces MQHIDAWINVLRKRYDANPQHFRSERMCFFAQQWRFNFKDFKDSKPDHNGLGRRLPGGAWNYYAGTIPSFCQSNKVWGTDIDDIYAPVNFADSHWIAMWISIPKRHIVVFDNICSSISPEELDVVMEPFLYMVPYLLVECASSDELRAQYSLEPFTYERPTNIPPARAGDCGVYTLKYIECHALGIEFSKKDFAKPNGKSMRDKMVVDIFQELPDAHEFENKDMDDILGTYDG; this is translated from the coding sequence atgcagcatattgatgcttggattaatgtgctgaggaagaggtacgacgctaacccacaacatttcaggagcgagagaATGTGCTTCTTTGCTCAGCAATGGAGATTCAACTTCAAAGATTTTAAGGACTCGAAGCCCGATCAcaacggtttaggaagaagactccctggtggggcgtggaattattatgcaggcactataccatcattttgccaatcgaacaaggtttgggggacggatattgatgatatctatgcgccagtaaACTTCGCCGACAGTCATTGGATTGCtatgtggatatcgatccctaagaggcacatagtcgtctttgacaacatttgttccagtatctccccagaagaactcgatgtggtaatggagccttttctctacatggtcccttatctgcttgttgagtgcgcttcctcagacgaactacgtgcccaatacagcctggagccattcacatatgagagaccgaccaatatacctccggcccgagctggtgattgtggcgtgtacactctaaagtacattgaatgtcatgctcttgggatagagtttagtaaaaaagactTTGCTAAGCCCAACGGGAAGAGTATGAGGGATAAGATGGTggtggatatatttcaagagcttcctgaCGCGCATGAGTTCGAAAACAAGGACATGGATGACATCCTGGGTACGTATGACGGGTGA
- the LOC125587699 gene encoding neurofilament heavy polypeptide-like has protein sequence MFVKKPWKWTMDCWEVTGTWVNTKPAVVSPAKKKVVKEDSPRPRKKARKEAPAEASEEAAAEASEEAAAEASEEVTTTVGWLTKEDIKTMFKDIVDAMKEGFGTCRKEIKYLSERVEAVEKKVGITTKRKGTSSQNTTSPPKPTLEPGVSNESSPNKRLTRQSLKNKN, from the coding sequence atgtttgtgaagaaaccgtggaagtggaccatggattgctgggaagtcaccggtacttgggtcaatacaaagccggcggttgtgagtccagcgaagaaaaaggtagtgaaggaagacagtccaagacctcggaagaaagctcgtaaagaggcacctgctgaagctagtgaagaggcagctgcagaggctagtgaagaggcagctgcagaggctagtgaagaggtgactacgactgttggttggttgaccaaagaggatattaaaaccATGTTCAAGGACATAGTTGATGCCATGAAGGAAGGGTTTGGGACGTGCCGtaaggagatcaagtatctatcggaaagggtggaagctgtggagaagaaggttggtatcaccacaaaacggaaagggacatcatctcaaaacactacctctccacctaaaccgacgctcgaacccggggttagtaacgaatcctctcccaacaagagattgactagacaaagtcttaagaataagaattga
- the LOC125587700 gene encoding uncharacterized protein LOC125587700 produces MLGVHVEAGPSTQEIIAALERCEGWSRDDRKRLAYLAIFIGYIEGRKYSTPTRVSLARLVMELERFENYQWGRVAFKVLMDSVKSRDISGCYTINGFAHALQVWVYTALPELGATFGNPLPNNPSPPILAYKGRKGRRQFKEAILSKVFTSIWTTS; encoded by the coding sequence atgctgggagttcatgtTGAAGCTGGACCATCTACTcaggagataatagcagcacttgagagatgcgaagggtggtctcgggatgatcgcaagcggctcgcgtaccttgccatcttcattggatacattgaagggagaaagtattcaacccctacacgggttagtctggcaaggctagtgatggagctagaacggtttgagaattatcaatgggggagagtcgcgtttaaggtgctgatggactctgtgaAGAGCAGAGATATTTCGGGTTGTTACACTATTAATGGGTTTGCGCACGCTCTCCAGGTCTGGGTGTACACAGCTCTTCCAGAATTGGGTGCTACTTTTGGTAATCCTCTCCCAAAcaatccgtctccaccgatactggcttacaagggtcgcaaaggacgcagacagtttaaagaggctatcctcagtaaggtatttacttcaatctggacgacttcgtag